The genomic segment GCTGCTGCGGCCCTCCACGACCGAGGGCGGCATCCGCGTATGCGGCGAGCTGCTGAGCGCGCGAGCGGCCGGCGCGGCCGCCGCGCTCGCCGCGCACGTCGCCCGCGCGCTCGCCGCCGAGCGAAGCCCGTAGCCGCGCGCCGACGGAGCAGCACGCCCGTGCACGACCGCTATCGCCTGATTCTGATCCGCCACGGCCAGACGCCGGACACCGTCGCCGGGCGCTTCTGCGGCGCGCGCGACCCGGCGCTCACGGCGCTCGGGCACCGGATGGCGATCGAGGCGTCGCGGCATCCGGCGCTGCGCGGCGTCGCCGTCGTCGTGACATCGCCGTCGCTGCGCGCGCAACAGACCGCGCGCCATGTCGCCGACGCCAACCGCGTGCCGATCGTCGTCGACGAACGGCTGCGCGAGCTGTCGTTCGGCGCGTGGGAAGGACGCGTGCCAGACGACGTGCGCGACGAGCCCGCGTACCGGCGCTGGACCGACGATCCGGCGATCCACGCGCCGCCCGGCGGCGAAACCGGTCTCGCGGTGCTCGCGCGCGTGACGTCGGCCGTGCGCGACGCGATCGACGTGTTCGACGACGTCGCGTTCGTCACGCACAAATCGCCGATCCGCCTGCTCGCGTCGTTCTACGGCGCGACGCCGCTATCGCGCTTCAGGCTGATCGCCGGCATCCATGCGTGCTCGGTCTCGCTGATCGTGCGCGACGGCGGCGACGTCGCGCTCGGGCCGCTCGGCGACACGTCGCATCTGTCGCCCGCGTGGCGCGCCGATCCCGATCATGCGCGCGCGCCGCCTGACGGCGCGCGCGCTTTCGGCACCGCCGCGCCGCGCGGCGCGACGCCGCCCACCGGAAGGCGCGGCGGGTAGCGCCTTCCCTCACTCTGCAGGAGTCACGCATGTCACGCTCGAAGCGCATCGCCATCATCGCGGGCACCGGACTCGCCCGCGGCCTCGACGCATTCCTCGGCAACCGCGAGACGTTCGAGAACGTGCGGGTCACGTTCGGCCGGCGCAGCGGCACCGTGCTGCATTACACGACGGGCAGGATCGGCGGCGTCGAAGCGATCGTCCTGCCGCGGCACGGCCCGACGCTCGAGATTCCCGACCGCAGCCCGTCCGAGCTCGTCGCCGAGCTCGGACACGAAGCGCACATCTGGCATCTGCACGAGCTCGGCGTGCAGGCCGTCTACGCGTTCAACTCGGTGGGCTCGCTCGACCTCGATCTGCCGCTCGCCGCCGACAACGTGTTCCTCGCGCCCGACGACTATGCGCGCGGCCTGTCGGGCGTGTCGCACAGCTTCGGCAATCTGGCGAAGGACGTGCATCCGTCGATGCGCGCGCCGTTCGACGCGCGGCTGCGCACGAACTTCGCGCTCGCGGCCGACAAGGCGGGCGCGAAGCTGCTGATGCATGGGCTGTACATCCAGTCGGCCGGCGACGCGTTCGAAAGCGT from the Burkholderia humptydooensis genome contains:
- a CDS encoding histidine phosphatase family protein, with protein sequence MHDRYRLILIRHGQTPDTVAGRFCGARDPALTALGHRMAIEASRHPALRGVAVVVTSPSLRAQQTARHVADANRVPIVVDERLRELSFGAWEGRVPDDVRDEPAYRRWTDDPAIHAPPGGETGLAVLARVTSAVRDAIDVFDDVAFVTHKSPIRLLASFYGATPLSRFRLIAGIHACSVSLIVRDGGDVALGPLGDTSHLSPAWRADPDHARAPPDGARAFGTAAPRGATPPTGRRGG
- a CDS encoding phosphorylase family protein yields the protein MSRSKRIAIIAGTGLARGLDAFLGNRETFENVRVTFGRRSGTVLHYTTGRIGGVEAIVLPRHGPTLEIPDRSPSELVAELGHEAHIWHLHELGVQAVYAFNSVGSLDLDLPLAADNVFLAPDDYARGLSGVSHSFGNLAKDVHPSMRAPFDARLRTNFALAADKAGAKLLMHGLYIQSAGDAFESVAEVDTYRRIYAGHRNRVLGMTAGAELVLCRQMGIPYALICANCNWAEGLDPDHPVTHPFVLAGMQPAAATLAKIAEAVLRIEAQS